Proteins encoded within one genomic window of Drosophila willistoni isolate 14030-0811.24 chromosome XL unlocalized genomic scaffold, UCI_dwil_1.1 Seg141, whole genome shotgun sequence:
- the LOC26529140 gene encoding transcription elongation factor SPT6-like, which yields MTVNENTVPEYNKRKKLNSKDLDCTGLEEDDYELLEENLGVKVNRHKRYKRLRDNNGSESDEEDGVDQGVAREKIAQEIFFDNMDDEVSHERHNERNSQKIRNDDDEDSDSTTYDFVVDDHERPITEKISRPMHIDP from the exons ATGACAGTGAATGAAAATACTGTCCCTGAGTATAATAAGCGTAAAAAGCTTAACTCCAAGGATCTTGACTGCACTGGACTGGAGGAGGACGACTACGAATTATTAGAAGAGAATTTGGGTGTTAAGGTCAACAGACAT AAACGGTACAAACGATTGCGAGACAACAACGGGTCCGAAAGCGACGAGGAAGACGGGGTCGATCAAGGCGTGGCGCGAGAAAAAATTGCgcaagaaatattttttgataatATGGACGATGAGGTT AGCCATGAGCGTCATAACGAGCGTAATTCTCAAAAAATTCgaaacgatgatgatgaggattcGGATTCAACTACATATGACTTTGTAGTGGATGATCATGAGCGTCCCATAACGGAGAAGATATCTCGTCCAATGCATATAGATCCGTAA
- the LOC111518350 gene encoding transcription elongation factor SPT6-like, with product MQLRQVPVTAVPDGSHELDDEANWIYRFAFCKQTVSEQEKADNREKMRKPPTAVNKIKQTLEFIRNQQLEVPFIAFYRKEYVKPELNIDDLWKVYYYDERWCQLNERKRKLKALFEKMRQFQLDTLCADPEKPLPDDVRLMLDSDFERLNDVQSMEELKDVHMYFLLNYSHELPKMQAEQRRKLLQERREAKARKQAAAAAAADETGGDANDNNNDVEPVDLDETDEADQLNMADEQLKQAPNSSPYAVFRKAGICGFAKHFGLTPEQFAENLRDNYQRNEVTQESLSPTEMAKQYLSPRFMTVDEVLHAAKYVVARQLAQEPLLRKTLREVYFDRARLNIRPTKNGMVLIDENSPVYSMKYVAKKPVGDLFGDQFIKLLMAEEEKLLDIQFLEEFEGNANANGPPGDYVEEAKALYHLDQFSKHVLEWNTLRAECVQLALKKWVIPDLIKELRATLHEEAQQFVLRSCTAKLYKWLKVAPYKPEFPQDYSYDDWSTLRGIRTLALAYDPDQSVAAFCAVTTVEGDISDYLRLPNILKRKNSHSSEEKAQKLADLRKLSDFIKMKKPHIVVIGAESRDAQMIQTDIKDILKELETSEQFPPIEVEIVDNELAKIYANSKKGESDFKEYPALLKQAVSLARKMQDPLVEYSQLCDADDEILCLRYHPLQERVPKDLLLEHLSLEFINRTSEVGLDINMMVQNSRTVNLLQYTCGLGPRKGQALLKLLKQSNQRLENRTQLVTVCHLGPKVFINCSGFIKIDTSSLRDSTETYVEVLDGSRVHPETYEWAHKMAIDAMEYDDEKTNPAGALEEILESPERLKDLDLDAFAVELERQGFGSKSITLYDVRNELSCLYKDYRSPYHKPSSKELFDMLTKETPDSFYVGKFVTAMVTGFTYNRPQDEQLDNANHARKRQPDPFRHNNSDNIYRGQIYGVMLRLDNGLPGFIHVRNLSDKPVPNPEELLHISQSIYVRVIHVDIDRISVSCSFKTTDVNDVKNKWRPKRDAFYDYFSEQSDSRKLPATKKIETKTAFTHRAIAHPSFFNKSYVEVMAMLARAEQGAVVLRPSSKFNDHLSATWKVTEEIFQHIGVREEGKENDYSLGRSLWIGTEEFEDLDEIIARHITPMALAARELLRYKYYKPNLTPANGNERDYMEQVLRDEKAKDPKKIHYFFTASKSMPGKFLLAYLPKTNVLHEYVTVMPEGYRFRGQIFESVESLLCWFKMHSTGSTALPGTSSLSTRPRMMHPPPPMSVASGRDRLIGSSAYSVTSSMFSGGQRSAVSVAPSSSVGRGGSYSSAYSNSQAISNTYGFILNSPSSSTTSHYGRSSTASLTGGSSHMSMPYTLGNDPLLFYGTSGTNGFSTGGQMGHRRAN from the coding sequence ATGCAATTGCGACAAGTTCCCGTCACAGCTGTGCCAGATGGTTCGCACGAATTGGATGATGAGGCCAATTGGATATATCGCTTTGCCTTTTGCAAACAAACCGTATCCGAGCAGGAGAAAGCCGATAATCGTGAGAAAATGCGTAAACCGCCAACAgcagtaaataaaataaagcaaacacTCGAGTTTATCCGCAATCAACAGTTGGAAGTCCCATTTATAGCCTTCTATAGGAAGGAATATGTAAAGCCCGAGCTAAACATAGATGATCTGTGGAAGGTTTACTACTACGACGAACGCTGGTGCCAGCTGAACGAGCGCAAGCGCAAACTGAAGGCCTTGTTTGAGAAGATGCGGCAATTTCAGTTGGACACGTTGTGTGCGGATCCGGAGAAGCCACTACCCGATGATGTGCGTCTCATGCTGGACAGTGACTTTGAGCGTCTCAACGATGTGCAGTCGATGGAGGAGCTGAAGGATGTGCATATGTACTTTCTTCTCAACTATTCCCACGAGTTGCCCAAAATGCAAGCCGAACAACGACGTAAATTGCTGCAGGAACGTCGCGAAGCCAAGGCCCGGAAGCAAGCTGCGGCCGCAGCAGCTGCTGATGAAACCGGAGGCGACGccaatgacaacaacaacgatgtCGAGCCGGTCGACCTCGATGAAACGGATGAAGCCGATCAGTTAAACATGGCCGATGAGCAACTGAAACAGGCACCAAATAGTAGCCCCTATGCGGTATTCCGCAAAGCTGGGATTTGTGGGTTTGCCAAGCACTTTGGTCTTACTCCCGAGCAGTTCGCCGAAAACCTACGAGACAATTATCAACGTAACGAGGTGACACAGGAGTCGTTAAGCCCCACGGAGATGGCCAAACAGTATCTGTCGCCGCGTTTCATGACTGTGGATGAGGTTTTGCATGCAGCCAAATATGTGGTGGCACGGCAATTGGCCCAAGAGCCATTGTTGCGTAAGACGCTTAGAGAAGTGTATTTCGATCGGGCACGGCTCAATATTCGGCCCACCAAAAACGGAATGGTCCTAATTGATGAAAACTCACCGGTGTATTCGATGAAATACGTGGCCAAAAAACCAGTGGGCGATCTCTTTGGCGATCAGTTCATCAAGCTGCTAATGGCTGAGGAGGAGAAACTACTGGATATCCAATTCCTCGAGGAGTTCGAAGGaaatgccaatgccaatggTCCACCTGGTGATTATGTGGAGGAGGCCAAGGCTTTGTACCATCTCGATCAGTTCTCAAAGCATGTTCTCGAGTGGAATACCCTGCGTGCCGAGTGCGTCCAGTTGGCATTGAAGAAGTGGGTCATACCCGATCTCATCAAAGAGTTGAGGGCAACACTCCACGAAGAGGCCCAACAGTTCGTACTGCGCTCCTGCACAGCCAAGTTGTACAAATGGCTCAAGGTGGCGCCCTACAAACCAGAATTCCCTCAGGACTACAGCTACGATGACTGGAGCACTCTACGTGGAATACGCACACTGGCTTTGGCCTACGATCCAGATCAATCCGTGGCTGCATTCTGCGCTGTCACCACTGTGGAGGGTGACATATCCGACTACCTCCGTTTGCCAAACATACTCAAGCGCAAGAACTCACACAGCTCCGAGGAGAAGGCCCAAAAACTGGCTGATTTACGGAAGCTAAGCGACTTCATTAAGATGAAGAAACCGCATATTGTGGTAATTGGGGCCGAGTCACGGGATGCCCAAATGATTCAGACAGACATAAAGGATATACTCAAAGAGCTTGAAACGTCCGAGCAATTTCCGCCCATTGAAGTGGAGATAGTTGACAACGAACTGGCTAAAATCTATGCCAATTCCAAGAAGGGGGAGTCGGACTTCAAGGAGTATCCAGCTCTGTTGAAGCAAGCTGTGTCCCTGGCCCGCAAAATGCAGGATCCTCTGGTGGAGTATTCCCAGTTGTGCGATGCCGACGACGAGATCCTTTGTCTACGCTATCATCCGCTGCAGGAACGAGTGCCCAAAGACCTCTTGCTGGAGCACCTCAGCCTAGAGTTCATCAATCGTACTAGCGAGGTGGGATTGGACATTAATATGATGGTACAGAATTCGCGAACAGTCAATCTATTGCAATATACCTGTGGTCTGGGTCCCCGCAAGGGACAGGCCTTGCTTAAGCTACTGAAGCAAAGCAACCAGCGCCTGGAAAACCGGACGCAATTGGTCACCGTTTGCCACTTGGGTCCCAAGGTGTTCATCAATTGCAGTGGTTTCATTAAGATTGACACTAGCTCACTGAGAGATTCAACGGAAACCTATGTGGAGGTGTTGGATGGGTCACGTGTCCATCCGGAGACCTACGAATGGGCCCATAAGATGGCCATCGATGCAATGGAGTATGACGACGAAAAGACCAACCCGGCTGGAGCTCTCGAGGAGATACTGGAGTCACCGGAACGTCTTAAAGATCTCGATTTAGATGCTTTCGCGGTTGAACTTGAGCGTCAGGGTTTCGGCAGCAAAAGCATTACCCTCTATGACGTAAGGAATGAGCTCAGTTGCCTCTACAAGGATTACCGTTCACCGTACCATAAGCCCAGCTCTAAGGAGCTTTTTGATATGTTGACCAAGGAGACACCTGATTCGTTCTATGTGGGTAAATTCGTCACAGCTATGGTAACTGGTTTTACTTATAATCGGCCGCAGGACGAGCAACTGGATAATGCCAATCACGCAAGGAAAAGACAGCCAGACCCATTTCGCCACAATAACAGTGACAATATTTATCGGGGACAGATTTACGGTGTGATGCTCAGACTAGATAATGGATTGCCAGGATTCATACACGTTAGGAATTTGTCGGATAAACCAGTACCTAATCCAGAAGAACTATTGCACATCTCTCAATCGATTTATGTCCGTGTCATTCATGTGGATATCGATCGCATATCCGTTAGTTGCTCCTTCAAGACAACTGATGTCAACGATGTGAAAAATAAGTGGCGACCTAAACGAGATGCCTTCTATGACTATTTCTCAGAACAGTCGGATAGCCGTAAATTGCCGGCGACCAAGAAGATCGAGACGAAAACGGCTTTCACACATCGCGCTATAGCCCATCCTAGTTTCTTCAACAAATCCTATGTCGAAGTCATGGCTATGCTGGCTAGAGCCGAGCAGGGTGCCGTTGTATTGCGTCCGAGTAGCAAGTTCAATGATCATTTATCTGCCACCTGGAAGGTGACCGAGGAAATCTTCCAACACATTGGCGTGCGTGAAGAGGGCAAGGAGAATGATTACAGTTTGGGACGAAGTCTCTGGATTGGCACCGAGGAATTCGAGGATTTGGATGAAATTATTGCCCGCCACATCACTCCCATGGCCTTGGCGGCTCGTGAACTGCTGCGGTACAAATATTACAAGCCCAATTTGACACCCGCCAATGGGAATGAACGGGATTACATGGAACAGGTACTACGCGACGAGAAAGCCAAGGATCCGAAGAAGATTCATTACTTCTTCACTGCTTCCAAGAGTATGCCTGGTAAATTTCTGCTCGCCTATTTACCCAAGACAAACGTGCTGCATGAATATGTCACCGTCATGCCGGAGGGTTATCGTTTTCGTGGCCAGATCTTTGAATCGGTTGAGAGTTTGTTGTGTTGGTTTAAGATGCATTCGACGGGTTCAACTGCTTTGCCGGGCACTAGTAGTTTAAGTACTAGACCCCGGATGATGCATCCGCCTCCGCCCATGTCAGTAGCTTCTGGTCGCGATAGATTAATTGGCAGTAGTGCTTATAGTGTTACGAGTAGCATGTTCAGTGGCGGACAAAGAAGTGCTGTGAGTGTTGCTCCTTCAAGCAGTGTGGGCAGAGGTGGCAGCTACTCAAGTGCGTACTCCAATTCGCAAGCCATAAGTAATACTTATGGCTTCATTCTAAATAGTCCTTCATCATCGACCACCAGTCATTATGGTAGATCAAGCACAGCCTCCTTGACGGGTGGCTCCTCTCATATGAGTATGCCTTACACACTCGGCAATGATCCATTGTTGTTCTACGGTACCAGCGGAACGAATGGCTTCAGCACTGGTGGACAAATGGGACATCGAAGGGCAAATTAG